Proteins encoded together in one Oreochromis aureus strain Israel breed Guangdong linkage group 23, ZZ_aureus, whole genome shotgun sequence window:
- the LOC116314058 gene encoding uncharacterized protein LOC116314058: MDQCEDREEGVLPCKTTLCEEHESQTKAQRSVMEKSVHEQLLEMMENLEEEELKHFHWCLQNVPVGDFTTIKNCHLENPDIVETVDLMVQTYTNEHVMDVGTSILKKMNEGVLFPSTIQGASSVSPEEELAMLRREFVRRVSKEILTQLLEALVNDGVLGDLEKESILEENQSRANKARCLIDTVKKKGNEACRIMIRHLRTIDPVLSSQLRRSSSVKKETLQRCRSTLKSHLKKLFQCVVEGISAALNKTLLNQIYTELYITEGGTAEVSDEHEVRQIETLSRKPDRPET, from the exons atggatcagtgtgaggacagagaggagggagtccttCCCTGTAAAACCACTCTGTGTgaggaacatgagagccagaccaaagctcagag ATCAGTGATGGAGAAGTCTGTTCATGAGCAGCTCCTTGAAATGATGGAGAACTTGGAAGAGGAGGAGCTTAAACATTTCCACTGGTGCCTGCAGAATGTACCTGTGGGTGATTTCACAACCATCAAAAACTGTCATCTGGAGAACCCAGACATAGTGGAAACTGTAGATTTGATGGTGCAGACATATACTAATGAGCATGTGATGGATGTGGGGACATCTATTTTAAAGAAGATGAATGAAG GTGTGCTCTTTCCGTCAACAATCCAGGGAGCTTCATCAGTTTCACCAGAAG AGGAGCTGGCCATGTTGCGGAGAGAATTTGTGAGGAGGGTGTCAAAAGAAATCCTTACACAGCTCCTTGAAGCTCTTGTAAATGATGGTGTTTTGGGTGATTTGGAGAAAGAATCAATATTAGAAGAAAACCAATCCAGAGCAAATAAGGCTCGCTGCTTAATCGACACagtgaagaaaaaaggaaacgAAGCGTGTAGGATAATGATCAGGCATCTTCGGACTATAGATCCAGTTCTCTCATCTCAACTGCGTCGATCCTCATCTGTAAAGAAAG AGACTCTGCAGAGGTGTCGATCTACACTCAAGTCCCATCTGAAGAAGTTGTTCCAGTGTGTGGTTGAGGGGATTTCAGCAGCGTTAAACaaaacccttctgaatcagatctacacagagctctacatcacagaaggagggactgcagaggtcagtGATGagcatgaggtcagacagattgaaacactatccaggaaaccagacagaccagaaaca